Proteins found in one Triticum urartu cultivar G1812 chromosome 4, Tu2.1, whole genome shotgun sequence genomic segment:
- the LOC125551006 gene encoding uncharacterized protein LOC125551006 isoform X2: MAFDTNNLVLRIRRLVRSSIRLGYHSACRHPEALGAGIALLFLHALCPPLFAFVLSSSPVIVLTALLLGALLSYGEAAVPLDGEETLEEHESLSLKSNIHVSGCSDKEVENIAVEVQLEKRTETDSCEVVHVRERASDDCMHDALCEDKNVTYIASDAAVLSEAYVEEETTPSDNLHDTHCEEKRVTFVADDTVPSAEPCNHPEINGTMECEERAKEISEKAELQEPESTCTGSCNNGVHYQYQFGEFMRSCWQPVMRQDLPYCGSESDLTDESSSPDASMTDIIPMLEDLHPLINLGTGQLSLASRENLNSSSDENEYDLEEAEEQDDSVSSDDDEGAERQQDNGVNWKDVVQLNCLDMEQNDKLGNLVELQRAKNMLKFELDMRSIDLQAADATRKLKDASRFRVQVPSICTPRHNPFNPSRDSEESIELPQIPGSAPSVLLRRRNLFDLPFDRVVHQHSRFQETWTPRSHFPSAQAQNTKYRNSFGQNHSTYLPCHNGEMGDSHSDGDAEQEESNDVGVLGEVNQETDEGNRNANARDDAASLPGAHDSEPHGVEADSMSEMNSLFRCRMEEVLVQSVSEGSVCQPLGVKPEAIPGAPLSSDSWMHANKASSIEELNFQLLTADEAAPTTCAASGLNGHSESIRDQSSEALPVVYEQSSELSTAGEQQTAGMSEPNETLATYSDELPVVEVVNVSVEEMNSLFEQLEEEAQLSNGRSKMDIPQDGLCQVEVDLVELSLDRGLSAP; encoded by the exons ATGGCTTTTGATACGAACAATCTCGTGCTGCGCATCAGGAGACTAGTGCGTTCCTCCATCAGACTTGGGTATCATTCTGCTTGCCGACACCCTGAAGCGCTCGGCGCCGGCATAGCGTTGTTGTTTCTTCATGCTCTGTGTCCTCCTCTGTTCGCCTTTGTGCTGTCTTCCTCTCCGGTCATCGTTTTAACCGCGCTTCTTCTCGGAGCGCTTTTGAGTTACGGTGAAGCTGCTGTGCCCTTGGATGGAGAGGAGACACTGGAGGAGCATGAATCTCTGTCCCTTAAATCCAACATTCATGTTAGCGGCTGTTCAGACAAAGAGGTTGAGAATATTGCTGTCGAGGTTCAGTTGGAGAAGAGAACTGAGACTGACAGCTGTGAAGTAGTACATGTCAGGGAGAGAGCTTCCGATGATTGTATGCACGACGCTCTGTGCGAAGACAAAAATGTCACATACATTGCCTCTGATGCTGCTGTTCTTAGTGAAGCATATGTTGAGGAGGAGACAACTCCCAGTGATAATTTGCATGATACTCACTGTGAAGAGAAAAGGGTCACATTTGTGGCAGATGATACTGTTCCAAGTGCAGAGCCTTGTAACCATCCTGAGATCAATGGCACCATGGAATGCGAAGAGCGCGCCAAGGAAATCAGCGAGAAGGCCGAGCTGCAAGAGCCTGAAAGCACCTGTACTGGAAGCTGTAACAACGGTGTACACTATCAGTATCAGTTTGGTGAATTCATGAGATCATGTTGGCAACCTGTTATGAGGCAGGATCTTCCTTACTGTGGCTCTGAATCTGATCTTACTGATGAGAGCTCTTCTCCTGACGCGTCAATGACCGACATTATCCCAATGCTTGAGGACCTGCACCCACTGATAAATTTAGGGACTGGTCAGCTTTCCTTGGCCTCCAGAGAGAACTTGAATTCCTCATCAGATGAAAATGAATATGACCTTGAGGAGGCGGAGGAGCAGGACGACAGCGTTAGCTCAGATGATGATGAAGGAGCGGAACGGCAGCAAGATAACGGAGTTAATTGGAAGGATGTTGTTCAGCTAAATTGTTTGGATATGGAGCAAAATGATAAATTGGGGAATCTGGTGGAGCTTCAAAGAGCAAAGAACATGCTCAAGTTTGAGCTTGACATGAGGTCAATTGACCTGCAAGCTGCTGACGCAACTCGGAAGCTGAAGGATGCATCAAGATTCCGTGTTCAGGTCCCTTCCATTTGCACACCAAGGCATAACCCATTCAACCCTTCAAGAGATTCTGAGGAATCGATAGAGTTGCCGCAGATTCCTGGCTCAGCACCATCAGTTCTCCTTCGACGGCGAAACCTATTTGATCTTCCGTTCGACCGAGTCGTGCACCAGCACAGTCGATTTCAGGAAACTTGGACTCCTCGCTCGCACTTTCCATCAGCGCAAGCACAAAACACGAAGTACAGGAACTCTTTTGGACAAAATCACTCTACCTATCTGCCATGTCACAATGGTGAGATGGGCGATAGTCACTCGGACGGCGATGCTGAGCAAGAAGAGAGCAATG ACGTGGGCGTGCTGGGAGAGGTAAATCAAGAAACAGACGAAGGAAACAGAAACGCTAATGCCAGAGATGATGCAGCCTCATTACCCGGAGCACATGATTCTGAACCGCACGGTGTGGAAGCAGACTCCATGAGTGAAATGAACTCACTGTTCAGGTGCCGTATGGAGGAGGTGCTGGTGCAGTCCGTTTCAGAGGGCAGTGTCTGTCAGCCCTTGGGAGTCAAGCCTGAAGCTATACCGGGTGCCCCATTATCTTCGGACTCGTGGATGCATGCCAACAAAGCGAGTTCGATCGAGGAATTGAATTTTCAGCTCCTGACAGCCGACGAAGCAGCACCGACGACCTGTGCTGCCTCTGGGCTCAATGGCCACAGTGAGTCGATTCGAGACCAATCGAGCGAAGCATTGCCTGTGGTATACGAGCAGAGTTCAGAGCTGTCAACCGCAGGAGAGCAGCAGACTGCAGGTATGTCTGAACCAAATGAGACATTGGCTACTTATTCTGACGAGCTTCCTGTCGTAGAAGTTGTCAATGTCTCGGTCGAGGAGATGAACTCGCTGTTCGAGCAACTTGAAGAAGAGGCGCAGCTGAGCAATGGTCGTAGCAAAATGGACATTCCTCAAGATGGATTGTGTCAAGTGGAGGTCGATCTAGTGGAGCTTTCTCTAGATCGCGGGTTGTCGGCGCCGTAA
- the LOC125551006 gene encoding uncharacterized protein LOC125551006 isoform X1 has translation MAFDTNNLVLRIRRLVRSSIRLGYHSACRHPEALGAGIALLFLHALCPPLFAFVLSSSPVIVLTALLLGALLSYGEAAVPLDGEETLEEHESLSLKSNIHVSGCSDKEVENIAVEVQLEKRTETDSCEVVHVRERASDDCMHDALCEDKNVTYIASDAAVLSEAYVEEETTPSDNLHDTHCEEKRVTFVADDTVPSAEPCNHPEINGTMECEERAKEISEKAELQEPESTCTGSCNNGVHYQYQFGEFMRSCWQPVMRQDLPYCGSESDLTDESSSPDASMTDIIPMLEDLHPLINLGTGQLSLASRENLNSSSDENEYDLEEAEEQDDSVSSDDDEGAERQQDNGVNWKDVVQLNCLDMEQNDKLGNLVELQRAKNMLKFELDMRSIDLQAADATRKLKDASRFRVQVPSICTPRHNPFNPSRDSEESIELPQIPGSAPSVLLRRRNLFDLPFDRVVHQHSRFQETWTPRSHFPSAQAQNTKYRNSFGQNHSTYLPCHNGEMGDSHSDGDAEQEESNGKLFGLLEAHLGEEMKILSAAISDVGVLGEVNQETDEGNRNANARDDAASLPGAHDSEPHGVEADSMSEMNSLFRCRMEEVLVQSVSEGSVCQPLGVKPEAIPGAPLSSDSWMHANKASSIEELNFQLLTADEAAPTTCAASGLNGHSESIRDQSSEALPVVYEQSSELSTAGEQQTAGMSEPNETLATYSDELPVVEVVNVSVEEMNSLFEQLEEEAQLSNGRSKMDIPQDGLCQVEVDLVELSLDRGLSAP, from the coding sequence ATGGCTTTTGATACGAACAATCTCGTGCTGCGCATCAGGAGACTAGTGCGTTCCTCCATCAGACTTGGGTATCATTCTGCTTGCCGACACCCTGAAGCGCTCGGCGCCGGCATAGCGTTGTTGTTTCTTCATGCTCTGTGTCCTCCTCTGTTCGCCTTTGTGCTGTCTTCCTCTCCGGTCATCGTTTTAACCGCGCTTCTTCTCGGAGCGCTTTTGAGTTACGGTGAAGCTGCTGTGCCCTTGGATGGAGAGGAGACACTGGAGGAGCATGAATCTCTGTCCCTTAAATCCAACATTCATGTTAGCGGCTGTTCAGACAAAGAGGTTGAGAATATTGCTGTCGAGGTTCAGTTGGAGAAGAGAACTGAGACTGACAGCTGTGAAGTAGTACATGTCAGGGAGAGAGCTTCCGATGATTGTATGCACGACGCTCTGTGCGAAGACAAAAATGTCACATACATTGCCTCTGATGCTGCTGTTCTTAGTGAAGCATATGTTGAGGAGGAGACAACTCCCAGTGATAATTTGCATGATACTCACTGTGAAGAGAAAAGGGTCACATTTGTGGCAGATGATACTGTTCCAAGTGCAGAGCCTTGTAACCATCCTGAGATCAATGGCACCATGGAATGCGAAGAGCGCGCCAAGGAAATCAGCGAGAAGGCCGAGCTGCAAGAGCCTGAAAGCACCTGTACTGGAAGCTGTAACAACGGTGTACACTATCAGTATCAGTTTGGTGAATTCATGAGATCATGTTGGCAACCTGTTATGAGGCAGGATCTTCCTTACTGTGGCTCTGAATCTGATCTTACTGATGAGAGCTCTTCTCCTGACGCGTCAATGACCGACATTATCCCAATGCTTGAGGACCTGCACCCACTGATAAATTTAGGGACTGGTCAGCTTTCCTTGGCCTCCAGAGAGAACTTGAATTCCTCATCAGATGAAAATGAATATGACCTTGAGGAGGCGGAGGAGCAGGACGACAGCGTTAGCTCAGATGATGATGAAGGAGCGGAACGGCAGCAAGATAACGGAGTTAATTGGAAGGATGTTGTTCAGCTAAATTGTTTGGATATGGAGCAAAATGATAAATTGGGGAATCTGGTGGAGCTTCAAAGAGCAAAGAACATGCTCAAGTTTGAGCTTGACATGAGGTCAATTGACCTGCAAGCTGCTGACGCAACTCGGAAGCTGAAGGATGCATCAAGATTCCGTGTTCAGGTCCCTTCCATTTGCACACCAAGGCATAACCCATTCAACCCTTCAAGAGATTCTGAGGAATCGATAGAGTTGCCGCAGATTCCTGGCTCAGCACCATCAGTTCTCCTTCGACGGCGAAACCTATTTGATCTTCCGTTCGACCGAGTCGTGCACCAGCACAGTCGATTTCAGGAAACTTGGACTCCTCGCTCGCACTTTCCATCAGCGCAAGCACAAAACACGAAGTACAGGAACTCTTTTGGACAAAATCACTCTACCTATCTGCCATGTCACAATGGTGAGATGGGCGATAGTCACTCGGACGGCGATGCTGAGCAAGAAGAGAGCAATGGTAAGCTATTTGGTTTGCTGGAAGCACATTTAGGCGAAGAGATGAAAATACTAAGTGCCGCAATTTCAGACGTGGGCGTGCTGGGAGAGGTAAATCAAGAAACAGACGAAGGAAACAGAAACGCTAATGCCAGAGATGATGCAGCCTCATTACCCGGAGCACATGATTCTGAACCGCACGGTGTGGAAGCAGACTCCATGAGTGAAATGAACTCACTGTTCAGGTGCCGTATGGAGGAGGTGCTGGTGCAGTCCGTTTCAGAGGGCAGTGTCTGTCAGCCCTTGGGAGTCAAGCCTGAAGCTATACCGGGTGCCCCATTATCTTCGGACTCGTGGATGCATGCCAACAAAGCGAGTTCGATCGAGGAATTGAATTTTCAGCTCCTGACAGCCGACGAAGCAGCACCGACGACCTGTGCTGCCTCTGGGCTCAATGGCCACAGTGAGTCGATTCGAGACCAATCGAGCGAAGCATTGCCTGTGGTATACGAGCAGAGTTCAGAGCTGTCAACCGCAGGAGAGCAGCAGACTGCAGGTATGTCTGAACCAAATGAGACATTGGCTACTTATTCTGACGAGCTTCCTGTCGTAGAAGTTGTCAATGTCTCGGTCGAGGAGATGAACTCGCTGTTCGAGCAACTTGAAGAAGAGGCGCAGCTGAGCAATGGTCGTAGCAAAATGGACATTCCTCAAGATGGATTGTGTCAAGTGGAGGTCGATCTAGTGGAGCTTTCTCTAGATCGCGGGTTGTCGGCGCCGTAA